A window of Malania oleifera isolate guangnan ecotype guangnan chromosome 2, ASM2987363v1, whole genome shotgun sequence genomic DNA:
ATATTTGATTAGTTCACGCAAATTTagctaaaatttaaatataaaaaaaaaaaaaaaccaaacttgTAAAACAAAACGACTAAAATGTCCATATGTACATTGCATAGGATCTTGCTTTGAGCTGTGAGATGAATGAAACTTATATTAACCATGAACAAAGCTAAATGAGGCATAGACTCCATTGATAAAACCATTAAGAATGGAACATTCCATAGGATCTTGCTCTCgatagaagtgttggtaatgaaaagtTGATTTGGCCATgaaagggttgtgtaccccctggagtctagaccaggctGGGTAGGAAAATCGGACTTGCAaacatgaggtttgacttagcttggtagtAGGCCATCCAGGGTTAGGTTCAGTCTTTAGATCGCACAACTtgatcatgggggtttatacatgatgatgttgtatgtccaacatggggtttcttctatgcatatatgtgaatttatgtaaatgatattatttattgAGTTGATTATATTATGAAGAAAATGTGTATTTCCAActgcataggtgtgagttatattttaCAAATGTTATATTTGTCAGCtaaagtaaattaaagaatgggtttGATTTCACTGGAACTCATgctaaccacacactgataataatttattttgtcttactgaaaagtgtctcaccccagcaaatatataaatttttcaagaCCTACAGGAAATCGAGTCTAGGAGCTCCAGGGCGGGACCTATACGATCTTGCCGAGAGTGGGCTTGGTAGGATACTATTTGTTATGTTTAGTTGTTTTCAAACATTTTGGGTTGTATAATGTTTTGGGAAATTTTAGTATGATTGGTTGagagtagtactctggtatgtatggttgtataagTATATTTTTCTTAGGTTGGTTATATGTTTATATTAAATATAGATGTTGATAtggtggtatcagagtattataggGTAATTTATGGAATAttagcactccgggccccactGGGTTCGGGGCGCTACAGTTGTGGTATCAATGCCTAGGTTGCTAAGGTTTGTAGAATCTAGAGGAATAATACTACTAGAGTATATGAATGAGTGGTGATAAAAGTAGGTAGTGGTGACATGGGTACGGTAAAGTAGTTCAGGTATAGAGAGGATAGTGAATCAAAGTACCTGAGAGGTTGGGGTTTTGTCTGGTAGCCTGGAGGAAGAATTCTCTTGACAGTCTTCTATGGTTTTCCTGAGGCGACGGTCTCagaaaaatcatggcaatccatcgacagttttgtttctaagtggttaGGCTGACCCTTGGATTGGGGAGTTGGAGGCTAAATGATTTTTTTGCACGGGAAAAGTCTATTAGGGAAATTCTAAGTATTTAGTACGGGATGTAGGGGTAATTTATAGTTATAGCTAATTAGTTGTATAGGTAGGGTTCCGCCAATAGAATTCTAAGAAAATTATTCTTGGCCCTACTTGCAGGATGGATCTTAGAGATAAGGACGTTGATGCTAGAGAGGATAATAATGTGGAGGATTTCAGTGAGGAAGGTATCGAAGCCTCAACAGTACCGCAGGGTTTAGCTTGGTAGGTTAGGGCAAAGATGAGGCGGGACTATAGAGGGTAGGACTACCCACCTGCAGATCGGGGCTGCACCATCGAGCAGTTTCCCCGTATGCATCTGCCGACATTTGTAGAAGGAGCGGACCTGATTGTAGCTGAGGATTGGGTCTAGGAAATTGAGGAACTTTTGGCTGTTTTACATTGCATCGATGAGCATAGGGTGCAGTACGCTACTTTCAAGTTGGTTAGGGAGGTTAAGCGGTGGTGGAGAGTAGTGAAGCTGGTGGAGGATTAGAGGCCTGGACCTGCAGTTACTACTTGGAGCTatttcagggagattttctttgatagatatttacCCACTTCCACTAGAGAAGCTAAGGTgaaggagttcctaaatctgactTAAGGGCACTTGACCGTATAGCAGTACGCGACCAAGTTTATGGAGCTATCTCCTTTCGCCCCCTACATGGTCCCAGACGAGCCTAGGAAGGCTCAGAGATTTAAGAGAGGTTTGAGGCAGGGAATACATGcacattgtcgcgacgtcccggaggcGCGTGTGCCCTaggcggcgaaatcaaaaatcaatttaatgttttcaggaaaaatatggtgtaggagtcgccactaacctttagtgcacatgattactaccctgttaggggtagaatcggtctacattactagagttggggtcgggagttcggttacgcgaggggaaggtacgagcaccccctacgctcccgttcttacgaacggtacctaattaatttgaaattatccctaagttaatctaacaattctttaaattactcctttttatgaatttataaatacatgtaaaaataaataaataaataaaataataaataaataaagataatatatacatatatattccctcagagcttaggtacgtgaagcccgaaggctaataccccccgcaataaaatcatagggattataaaaaatcaaaaaaatttaataaaaaaaatgtataataaaataaaataataataatcattataataatgaacataataataataataataataaataaaaatagtaaaaataataataatggtactaatgataataataataataatattaatattaatagtagtaatcccataatgacaataataaataatattaatacgcacaaattaacaataaatacatattctaaatatcataatggtaacataataatttcacacatgataataataataatacactataaataaaaggtaataataataatcttcctaatggtacacacccctaatatcctataaatacctttacacccatatggaaataattgataaaagagataaatcaaatttcaaattaaaacatggaaacctatgcacaagtaaagaaataacgaaattatggaaacaaggtattgctgaaaataataaatacaagatggttgccaaaattaatacacaaccctaactatacacatattaaatacaaagtgagtacaataatgactaaaaaccctaagtacataatttatatgaaagcaatttcaaccctaaaagtacatcaagatacaataaatcaaaatatgagaatacaataaaccaaaacatgatatacaatgttaagaatatatagtagtacggcagcaattttaaatataccctaatatacaatatatactaAAGTAAATAACATATCACAATCAATAACATagttaattaaatgctacaacacacaatatattaatatacacccAATGAATATTACCACATTTAGATACAAGGCAATAGACTACTTGCCTCTGCAGATAAAAGAAATcctacaacaatgggaacaaatcaattaatatttataataaaaaacatAGACGtgggtattaaatatgaaaacaattaaaaatatggacatggatatatatacatattttatcttcaatataacaataataagggtgattcataacaataaataacaattattaacgaaaaaaaaaaaactaccatgcGATATaagtgtaataataataacaataatgctACACATAACAATAGTAACATACAAACAATACCACAATATTGCTAATAGTTTTATACAGAGGATATTAATATTTAACATGAtcaacataaaagaaaatatatatatatatatatatatatatatatatatatacacacacacatatacctAGTTGGCCGGAGAAATCTGGAGGACCGCCGGCAGTGGTGTGGTGGCTGCTGCTGGTTATGGCCGCCGGACTTGGAGATGGTTGCAGAGAAGGTGACCGGAGAGCTTAGGAGCCTAAGATGACGATGGAAAGTCTGGGATGGTGTTCGGCGGTTGCTGGAGAAGGTGACCGGAATTGCAGGTTCGTCGGCGAGATGGAGATGAGAGGACTTGGAGGATGGCTGGGGGATTGAGGACGGAGAAAGAGTGGTGATGGCAGAGGGTGGCGGCGGTTGTTggcaagggaagaagaagaaggagaagctgTCGCCGGAGAGCTGCTGGGTCGTGGAGGTTCTGATGGTCGGATTGTGATGGAGTTGCAGAGGGTCTCGGCTAAGTTTGTGCTGGCAACCTATCTGGACGGGAGGACCTTCACGGCAGCAGGAGTGACGCGCAGAATCCTGGTGGTTGGCCGGAGATGATGGCTGGGTGCGGTGGTTGTGAGCAGGGGACTCACAGGGGAGTCGTCAGAGCTATGGCTGTGGCTGTGCAGCGCAGCCTCCTTTTCTCCTTTGTGTGTAGTGAAGCCTTTTTAAAGGCTTTTccaaaaaaccctaacccctcaaaataataataataataataataataataataataataataatagggtaataatactaataataataataatacgtaagtaaataagtaataataataataataataataacaacaacaaaatagtaataatactaattataataataataaagataaaaatactaataataataaaaataaataacattaataatgaaaataataaataataataataataataaacaatataaatagaaataaaaataaaagtaataataataatactaatgaaaaataataataataataataataataataataataataataagaaataaaataatagtaataagagtaataaaaaaaatactaataataatgataataaaaattaaaaataataatgaaaataataaataatataataataaaatagaagtaaaaaataaaaataaaagtaataataataatactaatgaaaaaaataataataataataataaagaaaataataataataataataataataataataagattagtgaaaattaataataataataataataagaagaataaataaaataataaaaatactaatagaataataataataataataataataaatatattgggcctggataaaaatggggtgtctacacacaTGTTGTAGAATTTCAGGCCTAGAGTTTCTTTGAGTTGGTGGACAAGGCAATGGTAGTGGAGGCCAGTATACAAGAGAGCGAGGAGGTAACGAACTAGAGGAAGAGACCCCTGCGACATTGGTTTTAGACCGGCACCAGTCAGGGTAAATGGAGGAGGCTTGATGACTACACGAGTCAATAATTGGAGGTGGGACCCCGAGCTCCTCAGGGAACTCAGTCGTGCCCTCCTTGTCTTAGCTGTCATCAGAGGCATTGGGACGAGTGTCAGGGTAGATTAGCTGGTTGTTACTGATGTGGTAGACCTGGCCACATAGCACAAGACTATCATGCATCGCTTGGTGATGCGCCCACACCTCATCAGTTTTGGGGACAAGATTAGGTACCCTAAGGTGGCCACCAGAGGGTCACTGCCCAGGCGCAGGTGTATTTTCTAACGCCAAGAGATGTAGAGGACACCGACGATGTGGTGACAGATActaatttatttttcacataaagctattgtgttgtttgattcaggggcgacacATTCATTTTGTGGCTTGGGAGTTCGTTAAATTGTGTGGGACAAAGGCTTAGCCACTAGAAGTCGATTTATCAGTGGCTACACCGATAGGGATCGTAGTAACGTGTAGGAGGATACTTAAAAATTTTTTGATAAGTATTCAAGGGAAGACGTTGCCTGCTAATCTTGTAGTTCTTGATATGCACGAATTTGAGGTGATtttagggatggactggctagcttccgGTTATGCCAGTATCGACTGCTATAAGaaagaggtggtgtttagacctctagaGGAACAGGAGTTTGGATTTTTTGGGTCGCGTGTGCGCGCCTCGTTGTCGATTCTGTTAGCCATTTGCGTTAAAAGGTTACTCTTGAATaggtgtcaagggtacctagcttgggtAAAGGAAACACCGGACGGGGAAGTTAGGTTGGAGGATATTCCGATAGTAAAGGAGTTTCCTAACGTATTTTTGGAGGATTTGCTGGGATTACCTCCTGagcgtgaggtggagttcactattgaTCTATATTTGGAAATGATGTCGATCTCTAAGGCTCTATACAGAATGACTCTAGccaagttgaaagaattaaaggagcaattgTAGAAGTTGTTGGATAAAAGGTTCATcaggcccagtgtatctccgtggggagcccCCGTGTTGTTTGTTAAAAAAAAGGATGgctcaatgagaatgtgcatcaactatcgggagataaataaagtgatagtaAAGAACAAGTACCCGCTACCACGTATCGACGATCTGTTTGACTAGCTTCCGGGTACAAAGGTCTTCTCGAAGATCGATCTCcgatccgggtaccatcaggtgagagttaagttagaggatgtaccaaagactaCTTTCCAGatccggtatggccattatgaatttttggttatgccgtttggactgaCGAATGCGCCTGCTGCATTCGTGGTTGTGTTTATTAACGACATATTGATTTATTCAAAGAGTCCCgaggagcatgaggatcattCAAGGATAGTACTTCGGGTTTTGAGGGAAAGGAGGTTGTATActaaatttaagaagtgtgagttctggctggaacatgTGGCATTTCTTGGGCATGTGATATGTAGGGGTGGTCTTTCTGTGGATCCAAACAAAATTGAGGCAATAATGGATTGGGTAAGACCAAAGAACGTCCATAAGGACAAGAGCTTTTTGGGTTTGGCAGGGTATTACCATCGGTTCGTAGAAGGTTTTTCTAAGCTATCAAACCCTCTGATAAAGTTAACCAAGAAGAATGTGAGATATGAATGGACATATGAGTGTGAACAAAGTTTCCAAGAGTTTAAGCAGCGACTTATTGCTGCACCGGTATTGATAGTTCCTTCGGGAGAAGGGGGTTTTGTAGTCTATAGTGATACGTCTTATAAAggtgggtgcgtattgatgcaatgGGGAAGGGTTATTGTGTATACTTCTCGGCagctcaaggaatacgagaagaactatcttacgcacgacttggagctaGCAGTAGtggtttttgcattaaagatctggagacactacctatatggtgaaaggtgcgagatcttcacagatcataaaagtcttaagcaCATTTTCACGCAGAAAGAGTTAAACATAAGAAAGAGGAGATGACTTGggttgataaaggactatgactgtaccatcagttaccacctagggaaagctaacatggtagctgatgctttaagtTGAAAGACAGTAAATGCATCAGTCTTGGCAGTAGTAGCTCAACAGCAGATCAGGATGGATCTGGAAAGGCTTGGCATGGAATTTGTGGAAGGTAACCATAAGGGGTTCATTACAAGTTTGGTTGTTCAACTGaccttgcaagaaagaattaaaactgctcagatGAAAGACGTGGAGCTGGTAAAAATTATGGAGGAAGTACAAAGCGGGTAAGGAACAGGTTTCAATATCTTAGACAACGGGATTCTGAGGTTTCACACCCAGCTATGTGTACCTAAGGATGTAGAGATTAAGAGGATAATTGTGGAGGAGGCTCattgctctctctatactgtACATTCaaggagcacaaagatgtatagagatctatgagaatctttctggtggaataatatgaagagagagattgctcgGTTCGTGgaatagtgtttgacatgccagcaagtgaaagcaAAGCATCAGAGGCCAGTGGGACTACTGCAACCACTTtgtattcctaagtggaagtgggagcatatctctatggacttCGTAATGGGgttgccttcagcgttgcatggaCAAAATTCCATATGGGTAATAGTGGATCGTCTAACTAAGACCACACATTTTGTTCATATTAAAGTCAGTTACTCCATGAACAAGTTGGTAGAACTATATGTACAGGAGATAGTCCGACTTCTTGGCGTCCTGGTATCCATTGTATCCAATCGAGATCCATAATTCACATCCCAGTTTTGAAGGAGTTTGCAGAAGGTCTTGGGATCTGAATTGAATTTTAGTACCGCATTTCACCCACAGACTAATGGATAATTAGAGAGAACGATtcaaacattagaagatatgctgcgggcgtgcgtgctagatttggTTGTAGTTGGATTCATTTTTTGCCACTTATGGAGTTCGCCTATAATAATTGCTATcaagctagtatcgagatggcaccatatgaagcgttgtatggtTGAAGGTGCCGATCTCCGCTGTATTTGGACAAGGTTGGTGAACgacagattttgggaccagagcTTATTCAGCAGACTTTTGAGAAGATCAAATTAATTGGGGATAGAATTAAgatagctcagagtcggtagaggagttatgctgatactcgccgaTGAGATCTAGTGTTTAGGATATGAGATAGGGGTATTTCTGAGGATTGCTttgatgaagggagttatgaggtttggaaagaagggaaagctaagccctaggtacatcgAGATACTGGAGAAGGGTTGTCCAGTTGCTTACAAGATAGCATTACCCCTAGCTTTGCCTTGGTTCCACGACATCTTTCACGTATCGATGTTGAGAAAGTACGTCTTAGACCCTTCACACTTGTTAAGTTATGAATTCCTGGAAATCCGAGACACCTTATCCtttgaggaggtaccagttcaaatTTTAGATCAGAAGGAACAAGAACTCCGTACTAGAAAAATTTCATTAGTAAAGGTgctatggcgtaaccatgcaatggaagaagcttcatgggagttggAAGAGAAAATACGTTGGAAGTACCCGCAGCTATTCAACGAGAACCAACACTAGGCAGGTAGGTATGACGATTCAGGTAAGAATGTGATTGTATATATACTGTGTTTTGTGCAGGTTGTCTGGTTAAGTTTAAGTATTTGTAAATCCATagatttcgggtttagtgttttaagtGGTATTGGGAGAATTTTGTTGATCTACTTGTAATCTCCGAAGGACCCTTATTGTAATCATAGTATTCCTCGACCATAAGTGAGGCTAATTAATAAATGtggatggggctgctatgtgagTGGCtaccggctcttcctagagtcgagtGATCGAATATGTAATTCTAGGAGTGATGATAAGTATGAATTAAAAAATTTTGAggccgaaatttttataaagggggaggggaggatgtaggaacccgaaccaagaaaaagaaaagaaaataaataaaagagaagaaaaagcaAGGAAAGAATGTAGGTGATTTGGTTTGGcaccaaactgtcaacggtttgagGTCATctcagaaaatcgtcgatggtaaAAAATACCAAGAGCAGTTATTagcaaatcatcgacggttttgtaaAGCATAGAAAAATTGTTGATGGTTTTCTACAGGGCAGGGGCTTATAAGTTAaaatcttatgttttttttttttcatttcatccCAAACCTTTCTTTCTCTAAAATTGGGGTTCGACACACACACTCTCTCCcgtgtatctctctctctctcctacgacctctcGAGGCTTCGGCAAGTACCTCCAATCACTTTCCTTGTTCTTGTTCGCTTGCCGACTTGTTTTCCCGTGGTAGGATCGTGAAAGCTAGGGTTCGTTTTTGATCGTTTTAAGCGGTTTtcagaaacaggtaaggggaataaattatgtcagcttTTTATTGAATTTGAACTGATTAAAATTGAGTATATGGATTCCTGTACGTTGTATAggtttttataaataattcaGGCATATGAAGTttatggttttgattattattaatGTTTGGTGAAAAACCAAAGGGAATCGGGTTGATTATCTTCTTTTCATATAAAATCggtattttgaattaaattaaattatgaaGATGGGCGGACCTAGTTTTTCAACGAAAACATATTTTCCCAAGtagtttagtatattatgatttatcagttaaaAATCGTGTGGTATGCGATTTATCTATAATTTTTGGCACAATTGAATTTGAGTATTTTATAGTAATATACAGTGAAAATGTAATTTGTACTGATTGaaggaaatactggaaatgtggtgAAAATTGTGAAACAATGGCTGAATGCTGGGTTTTGATATAATGGCTGTATGCCGAGATTGATATAATGGCTAAATGCTGGAGTTTGATATGATAGTTGTATGCCGAGTTTTGATGTGACGGCTATATGTTGGGTTTTGATACGACAAACTTTATGCTGAATTATGAAATGAGTTATataatagtttttattacttaaattgcattatatggtttaagaattgtgaggaccagatgtgatgagagcacggtaccgtagctattatttaagatagtgcaaccacactgttctggatagaactATTGGTAATGAAAAGTTGGCCACaaaagggttgtgtaccccccttggagtctagaccaggctGGGTAGGTAAATCTGACTTGtagacatgaggtttgacttagcctggtgggaGGCTAGTCAGGGCtaggtccagtcttcggaccgcacaacccgatcattgggatttatacatgatgatgttgtatgtccaaaagggggtttcttctacgcatatataTGAATTTATGTAAACGATATTATTTACTGAGTTGATTATATTATGAAGAAAATTTGTATTTCCAActgcataggtgtgagttatattttaCAAATGCTATATTTGTTAGttaaagtaaattaaagaatgagttTGATTTCACTGGAACTCGTGCTAGCCATACACTGATAATAaattattccatcttactgagaagtgtctcaccccaacaaatatataaatttttcaggacCTACAGGAAATCAAGTCTAAAGTGGGCTTGGTAGGATACTATTTTGTTATGTTTAGTTGTTATCGAACATTTTGGGTTGTATaatgttttgggaaatttttGTATGACTGGTCAAGAgtagtactttggtatgtatggttgtataagTATATTTTGATTCCATTGGCTGTGTATTTATATTAAATATGGATGTTGATATAGTGGTATTAGAGTATTATAGGGTTATTTATGGAATATTACCACTCCGGGCCCCACTGGGTTCGAGGCACTACATTATGGCCGTTtggagttttaatatatattttatttcaaaaaatatggtCGTTTAAGAGCCAATTTTTGCTTTTCCCAAGAGTTTTGGTTGACCGGACTGAGGTTCGATCGCCCGGATTGCAGGAAAAATTCCTTTTAGAGATTTTCGGTCACCCGGATTGATGATCCGGTTGCCCGTATCATTCtgcttgaggttcggtcgctcaGATAGAGCATTCGATCGCCCGACTACCTTGCAATATTGATATTTTGGGCATTTTCATGTTCAAACTCATTTTATGTCCTTTGAAATAGTTTAGCaatttaataaaatgattttccataaaaAGTTTAATTCCCTAGGGTCCATGTAAGGTCAAGTATGAGCTTCACTTCAAATTCATTAAGACATTTGATTACAATTAATCATAAATGCAATACAACTAAAAATTCTTTATGTCTTCAACTCTTGCTCTTCAATAACTTGATGGAATTTGCCAAGTAATGTGTTATCTTTGAATGTTTcacgacttccattttgcatcggtCATCATGCTTTCTCAAGATCAATGCCGTGACCATACTTAAAGCACAAATGATATGCtttgagtttgtcattatcaaaataggattagactcaaaaagacAACAGTAAAAGCCGAAAATATAAGTTTTTGTAAACTGAAACCAAAATCGGAGATCAAAAAAATGAATTGCTTGTGATTTCGTTCCGGTTTTAGTCccgtttttttatttttctgtaatttttgtacacccctactatAAATGATGTTACTTCATGTTGTAGAGGCCTTAGATTtagatttttattggatttagataaaatgtaatacaaacttgtattgaaatttgtccaaacaCACCCAAATTCAAATCCTAAACCAGAAATTTATGCACCCAAACACAACTTTAGTATAACTTTTTAAATGCTAGGG
This region includes:
- the LOC131148313 gene encoding uncharacterized mitochondrial protein AtMg00860-like, whose product is MPFGLTNAPAAFVVVFINDILIYSKSPEEHEDHSRIVLRVLRERRLYTKFKKCEFWLEHVAFLGHVICRGGLSVDPNKIEAIMDWVRPKNVHKDKSFLGLAGYYHRFVEGFSKLSNPLIKLTKKNVRYEWTYECEQSFQEFKQRLIAAPVLIVPSGEGGFVVYSDTSYKVLAVVAQQQIRMDLERLGMEFVEGNHKGFITSLVVQLTLQERIKTAQMKDVELVKIMEEVQSG